The stretch of DNA TGCCAAAGTCCACGTACTGACTCATGCATTACATTATTCAACAGCAGTCTTTGAGGGAATTCGCTGCTACAACACCCCAAAGGGCTCTGCAATATTTCGACTGCCAGAACATGTTGATAGGTTCTTCAGGTCCGCAAAACTGTATTCGATGAAAATGGAATACACAAAAGAGCAGATAACAGACGCCATAGTAAAGACAGTAAAGGCAAGCACCCTAAAGGAGTGCTATATTCGACCACTGGCATATTACGGATATGGCACCATGGGCCTGACTCCCACTCCAAACAAGGTTGATGTCTCCATTGCATGCTGGGAGTGGAAGATGGGCGAATCAAAAGCAGGAAAGCAGACCGGTGCAAAATGCAAAATATCCAGCTGGCTGCGAATCGACTCCAGATCACAGCCAATGCAGGCAAAGGCAGCATCAAACTATGCAAATGCGGCTCTGGCAAGAGTAGAGGCACTCAAAAACGGATACGATGAAGCAATCATGCTAAACTATCATGGAAAAATAGCCGAAGGCAGTGCAGAAAACATTTTTGTTGTAAAGGATGGCCAAATTTACACGCCGCCGCTAACATCAGGATGCCTTGCAGGAATCACACGAGACTCTGTAATCCAGATAATAGAATCAAACGGCATGGACATTGCAGAACAAGAGCTAGAGCGAGACGATCTATATTCAGCAGACGAGATATTCATGACCGGAACTGCAGCCGAGGTCAAGTCGGTATCCCAAGTAGACGATGTAACCATAGCAGACGGCAAAATGGGCAATGTCACCAAATCCCTGCAAAAATCATTCATGGATGTAGCAATGGGCAAAGACGAGCGATTCATCCACTGGTTACAATACCTCTAAGGTTTTTTACATATTATATCAAATTACAATCATGGACTCGTGTTCAGTCGGTGGAAGCACAGACAGGATTTGCTGGTTTTGCAAAAAAGGAAGGCACTCTGAATGCATGAAAGAAATGGCAGTGGATGCCAGATCAGAAGGCCCGCACGACTGTACATTTGACACCAAGATGGTTCCCTGCCAATGCCAGCACTAGAATATTGGGATGATTACGCAAAGAATCATCTTGGCAACTTTAACTATGAGATGGCAAAATTCATCCCCGATTTGGCAATCTCACTGCGGGCACAAAGCATTCTAGAAGTAGGATGTAGCGCGGGAAATGACCTAAAGTTATTTCCAGACGAGTCAAACGTTAACGGAATCGATATTTCTGAGCTGGCCATTACGCAGGCAAATGAAAATCTGCCAAAGTTTAACTTTCAGACTGCAAACATTTGTACAATTCCATTTGAGGACAATTCCATTGATTTGGTATTTACAAGAAACGTAATGAATTACCTTGACTCTCAAGATATCAAAAAGGCAGTAGCCGAGTTGTTTCGCGTATCAAAAAAATACATTTTCAACATAGAGTTGTTTTCTGAAAATGAGGAAAAGATCAGCGACAGTCCAGTCACATATGGGCGAAACATGAAAAAACATTGGATGGATTATAAGGTGAAAGTAATCAGCAACGTAGACATGCATGAGGAGATCGAGCCTAAAAAGTCCAGATTTACGTTACTAAGAAAGCTTTGATTATTTTATTTTGGACTCTATTGCAGTTATGTATTTTGATAAAAATTCGTGAAACATCTCTATTTTGGACTGGTCCATGGCTTGGGCGCCAGAGAACTTGGTCATTTCCTGCTTTGCTTTCAAATGTTGTGACAAAATCTCTTGCAGTTCCGACTTGGATTTAGTATCAAGATTTTGTATCAGGGTGTTTGTTTCTTTTTCCAGCTTTTCCTGTAGTTTTTGGTCAGCTTGCGGCATCTCACCCAAAATGTCCTGTATGGTATAGTTCTCAAAGACGCGAATGTCAAGATTGACCATTAAAAAGACACTCTAGCCGATTTAATAAAAAACTATTTTTGAATTTCAGGTATAGTAGCGGGTCTGGTGGTTAGTCCGTATCCCAATACCACGCAGTATGCGCGGTTCATGCCTCGGTATGGGTATGATGTTCTGATGATTATACTTTTCTATTTTCTGTTATAATGATTTACAATGTAAAAATTTTGTCGATTACTGCGCAGATTAGATCTAGTTGTTTAGGTTCCCCATTATTTGGTAGAAAATCATAATATCCTTCATTTTTGTAATTCCGTTTCATACTTTTTAGATCGGTTTCTTCGCCAGTGCATCCAATAAGATGAATTTTATGATCAGTGCCGGCAAATGCGCGTTTCACATCTTGTGCAATATGTGCATAATGTGTTTCACCATTTAGATCATCATCTACAATAATTATTCGTGGCTTCTTCTCTTGTAAGAACTTGATGAATGTGTCAGAGTCATATTCATTCAAAAATTCTATTTCATATTTCCTCGATTTAAAATAATTATCAAGAGCTAATGTTATAGCTTGGTCATCATCAATGTAGATAATAAGACTTTGACTCATCTCAATATCTCAGATTTAGGAAATACAATCTTAAAGGTTGCTCCAGTAGCAAGTTCAGATTTTTCAATTGAAATATCACCTTTATAATCTCGAATTATTTCTTTGATTATTGGTAATCCTAACCCACTACCGCTTTTTACAGATTGATGAGATGCGGCTCTAGTCCAGAACAAGTCAAACACAAGACCTCTGTCGATGGTTGGAATGCCAATACCGTTATCACTTACAAACATTGTAATGTCGGTTTTTGTTGTGTAAGTTGAAATTCTTATAATTCCTTTTTTACCCAGTTCTCGTCTTTCGGATACCAGAATTTTTAATGACTTGATTGAGTTTGAAATCAGATTAAGCAGAATGGATTGAATATCTGCTTTGTACATGTACAATTTTGGTAATTGTGAAGGCACTTTATTTTCTAGTTCTATGTTCCATCTACTGAATATTCCAGATAATGATTGTTTTATTTCCTCTATTTCATTGTGTAAGTTAATTTCTTTCTTCATACGAAATTCTTTTTTGCGACTAGATAGATCAGAGGTAAAACCGCTAACCAAAGTCATAAAGCTTGAAAGATTTTCTACTGATGGTGCTATAATATCAAGACTTTGTTTTAATTTTTCTTGATCAATTGTTGTACCATCTATTGTTCGTTTTAGTACTCCGGTATGCAAGAGAATTTTCTTTAGATAGTCTTTAACTTCGTGAGATACAGCACCAGTGGTTATTCCTAATGATGCTAAGTTCCTATATGCTCCCAGTTCATCCATCAATGAGGTTTTAGTTGCGTATTCTGTTCTTTCTTCACCTACTAATTTTTCTTGAATTTCATTTAGTGATCCCAGTAACTTTTCTTTTGTGCTCTTGGTCATACTAGAATCCTCTTCAACAAATTTTGTGAGTTTGACTACTAATGAGGGGGTTTTTTTCCGAGTTTCTTTTTTGATTATTTCTTGACGTCGTTTTTCCGAGAAAACATAGTATCTGCGCATAGACTCTGTGACAAAATCTTTGAGATCATTGAATGCCTCATTTTCAATAATTTTTTCTCTTGTGGTAGTATCCAGAACATTAGAGTTTTTGTCTCTAGAGATCTCTACCCAACCAATGATATTTTTTGGTGGTAGTTTTCCAGCTGCTGCACGTGCACTAGAACCAGTTCCTAGCCAATCATTGTTTAGATCACCATACGGTCTTACACGAAATCCATCTCTGTAGATCTTGATTCCTGACGCATATTCAACATCTTGTTGTATTTGTTCCACTCTTGTTTTACCATACCAATCAGACCATCCCAAATCTCTGCCAGACGGATCAAAGGGATAGCCGTAAAATGTTAACTTTACTGGGCCGCATTTTGCAATTGCTGCTTCTCCTAATCTAGTACCATCAACATCATATCGCACAAATGGAAATACATCAAGTAACTCATTGTATTCTTTTTTACGCTTGTTTGGAATGATTTGCTCATCTTTATACCAAAATGAGGTGAATCTTATCATAGAATCTTCTGAGAGTATGGATTCAAACTTGTATGGTGCTATTTTGAATAGACTGCTTTCTACTTCAATATTTAGCTCTTTTCCGTTCATCTGATAAACGACTTTTACTTCAAAGTTAGAGCTAGCGTGTGATTTTGGTAGGATTAACATTGATAGTTGATTTAAAAAATTCTTAATTTTTTTCTCAGTCCACGCTTCTCGCAAATCTTCCAACAATATTGTTAACCCATGATCAGATGGATCTTTTTTCATGTACGTTATTGGAATTTTGACATCGGTAAGATTTTTTGCTCTCTCAAATTCACTCCAATCACACGTGAACATGATTGTTTGATTATAGTTACGTGGTCTAGATCGTAGAGTTACTTTGTTAGATAGTTTCTCTACGGCAAATCTTCCTACCCCCTTTTCACCTACTACTCGTCTTCCTTTTGATGTGAGTATCTCGTGTTGTTCCTTGCTTACACCTATTTTCATCCATTTGTTTTGTATTTGATCTATTGTCATGCCATTACCATTATCAGTGATCAAAATCTTTGTTTTTTTCATTAATTCATTGACGATGTGTTCTTGTTCGAGATATTTAGGATCGTTTTGAATTAGTCGTTCTATTTCATCTAATGAAAGACTGGTCTTGGAGGCTCTAAGTGCGGATAAGATTTCACTGTAAATTTTTTCTAGTTTTTTGTATTCTTTTTGAAAGGAATCAATATTTTCAAATTTTACAATTACCTTTGTTGCATCTGCATCATAGGAATTTTTTACTAATTCAAATAATGCTGCTTCATCAGTAGATACTGATTCTCTACCAAGTAATTTTGTTAATCTTCCAGATACAGAATACTTTAAGGAATCGGGCTTGTTCATTAAACGCTTGTATTATCGAATCTACCATTTTAAATTCTCTCTATTCATGTGGAGTTTGTCTAATATTCCCTCGAAAAAGTCTAATCTTTTTATCTAATTATGTTAAAGATCAACCGATAACACCAACAATCATGACAAATATTCTCATTCATTCAGATTCGTTATCCGTACTAAAAGATACAAGTTCAAAAAAAGCGAACCTCATTTATCTTGACCCGCCATTTTTTACAAATCGCTCATTTGAATCAGACAGCTATGATGGAAAAAGAATTACATTTGATGATGTTTGGAAGAATGGAATTTCCGAGTATCTGAATTTTATGAGAAATGTGTTACAAGAATCTTTGAGAATTTTGCATCCAACTGGTATGCTTTTTCTTCACTGTGATTGGCATGCGAGTCATTATCTCAAAGTTGAGTTGGATAAAATATTTGGATACCACAACTTTGTAAACGAGATAATTTGGAAAAGGCATAACTCACAGAACAACTCTAAGCAAGGTGCAAAAATTTTTGGACGAATGCATGATACAATTTTAGTTTATTCAAAGACTAAGGACTACACGTGGAATCAGATCTATGACAATTATTCTGATGAATACAAAAAAAGAGCATACAGAAACGTAGATGGAAAAACGGGGGAACGCTATGCATTAGGTGATTTGTCTGGCCCTGGTGGTGCATCCAAAGGCAATCCCAGATACGAATTCCTAGGATTCACCAAGTACTGGCGATACAGTAAGCAGAAGATGCTACGTCTTTACAAAGAAGGAAAAATAGTACAAACCAGACCCAACACAGTTCCAAAGCTAAAACGATATTTGAAAGACATGAAAGGCATACCACTGAGTGACATTTGGTCAGACATCAATAATCATCAAATAAAAAATCGTAAATCCATTTTGTATCCAACTCAGAAACCAATTGAACTACTAGATCGCATAATTAGATGCTCTACTAAAAAAGGCGACTTGGTGTTAGATCCATTTTGCGGTAGTGGAACAACTCTGATTTCTGCGCACAAATTACAGAGAAATTGGGTTGGAATTGACAAGAATCATGTTGCAATTGATATTGTAAAAAGGCGATTACAAGAGAGTGGAGTTCTTGAATCAGAATACAAATTACTTGAAGAACCATTAAAGATCAATGGCACAAAACGAAGAAAATTCATCGATAATTAGTGCTAAACCAAAAAATGATTGGGTATGAAATCATATGATTACTTTGCCATTCAAATCCAACCATTTCCTTCTTTGTTCATAGTCTGGCATGAATCTATGAACCAGATTCCAGAACTGATGTGAGTGTTCCTTTATTTTGATATGGCATAGTTCATGCAATACGACATAGTCAATTACTGGTTTTGGTGCTTTTAGCAAGTCCACACTTAGATTGATGGCATTATCTTTTGTAGTACTGCCCCACCGCCCCCTTAGTTTTTTGAATACTATCTTTTGTGGTGTGACTTGCAATTTGCCAGAATAATGTCGTATACGCCCTCGAATGAATGACTTTGAATATTTTTTTATTGATACTTTGTTAGGTTGCTTTGCAAATTCTAGTTGTTTTTTGTATATCCATTGCTTTTTGCACTCGATGGTCTTTTTGATTTCGGAATTGGTCTTTTTAGCTGGTACTCTGAACACCACACCGCCCTTATCAACTTGAATCTCTGATGTCTTTCTCCTATTGCTTTTGATTACGTGATACTGGATTACGCTGTTGCCGTACCTTATTTTGCCGATCATATTCGATGCTTTGCTATCTCTATTATTTTTGCAGCAAATCCGTCAAGTTTGTCTTCTGGAAATCCAATGTTGCCCAGCTCATCATAAATTATTTCCATTATCTTTTTCTCGCTGCTGGTTTTGTGTTTCCACCCCACAATCTGGGTTTCTTGGTATAATTTTGCAAAGATTGCCTTGGTAGCATCAATTGACTTGTCTCTGTTGTCCAGTATTTCTTGCAGCTCGCTGTATAATGCAAACTCGAATGGGTGTGCCTCATAATCACCAAAGACCATTTTGCGCTCCTTTTCCTCATGGACTGCCGACTCGTAGATCTCCTTGTATTTGCCAAAATAGTCAGCGTCTTCTTTGCGTCTGGATTTTTCCTCTTCAATTATTCTTTGTAGGCGCTCCCATAATTTTTCATAGTATGCGGGATTGTTGCCCTTTAGTTCTTGAATGACTTGAATTGCCTTGTTTTTGACAAGTGCGGTTCTTGCACGATTTGACTTGAATTTGTCAACAAAGGCTAGGAAATTCTCGTATGTAATTTCCATTGGGTTGATTAGTTCTTTGACGTTAAGTGATCTGATATGATCATCAATTAGTTGCTGTATCTTTTTGGCATACGGCTTGGTGCTGGGCTTTACTCCCTCATAGTATGTGCGTATGGTTTGCCTTGCCATGCTCAAAAACTTGAAGTCATCAATGTACGGGTCTGACTCTTTTGATGGCATTACCGCATCCAGTGCTTTTGAGAATGCCTTGAAATCATATTCGAATTGGTCTCGTATGTCGATTGGCTCAAACTTTACAATGATTTCATCCTTGGAGTTTTTGTCAACGCCCCTAAAATGCGACATTACTTGCAAGTGCCTTAGTCTTAGCTCTTGCAGTTCCAGATCAATTGGTTCCAGTGCACCTTGAATGTCCTGCTCTTCGAATATTTCCAGTGCCTTTTGCAGATCTTTTGTTATTCCGCAATAGTCCACAATCAGACCATAGGTCTTTGCCTCATCATATGGTCTGTTTACTCGAGCAATTGCTTGAAGCAAATTGTGTTCTTTTAGTGATTGATCCAAATACAACACTTGGACAATTGGTGCATCATAGCCAACCAACAACATGTCCACCACGATGAGAATCTTTGTTGGATCTTTGGGATCCTTGAATTTTTCTGCTTCTTGTTCTCGTTGCTCATTTGTTAGATAATACTGATCCCATAATTTGTCGTCTTTGCCCTTTTCACCCAAGTGTGAGGTCATTATGATTTTACATGATACATTGAGTTTGTCCAATTCTTGTTTGTATAGGACTGCCGCCTCCCGTGATGGGGCAACTAGCATTGCCTTGTAGCCATTTGGTTCTATGCGTTGGGAATAGTGATTGACCAAGTCCCATGCAATCTTTTTGATTCGTGATGGCGCCTCGGCAATTTTGCCCTTGGTGACGTATTGCTTTTTGAGCTTGTCCTTCATTTCTTGGTCAAGGTCGGAAAACACTCGCTCAAAGACTTGCTCTATTGTCTCCCCGCCCTCGACAAACAATTCTGGTAGCCTTCCCTCGTATCGGATTTGCAGTGTTGCGCCATCTGCCTTTGATTCCTCAAAGCCATACTTGTCTAGGAGTTGCCCGAATACTTTGTAGTTGTTTCTGTCCTTTTTGTCAATTGGTGTTCCAGTAAATGCAAAAAACACTGCATTTGGCATTGCCGCCCGCATTGATTCGGCAGTGATTTTGAATTGGGTTCTGTGTGCCTCATCAACTAGGACAATTGCCTTTTGGTCTGTATGGATTGGTGCATCCGTTGCAAATTTTTGGATTGTAGTCATTATGGTTTTGCCCTTTGGGTTTGCTAGCAATTCAGATAGGTGTTTTGCAGAATCTGCTTTTACTGGTGCTGGATAGCCACAACTCTCAAAGGTGTCATGGATTTGCTTGTCGAGTTGCTTTCTGTCTGTGACTATGATGATAGGTGGATTGTTTAGTTTGTTTACTAGTTGGGTTGCGAACCAGAGCATCGTATAGGATTTACCAGATCCTTGTGTATGCCAGATCACCCCGCCCTTGTCTGCTATGTCATCACTTGTTTGTAATCGGGCAATAGACTTGGTTACTGCTCGGTATTGCTGGTGTTTTGCAATTTTTTTGATCTTTTTGTTGTTTATCACATCATAAATGACATAATTTTCCAGTAGGTCTAGCAGATGTTTTTTTGAAAACATGCCAGCAATGAGGATCTCTTGCTCTCGGAGTGTTCGGTTGCAAATTCGCTCTAGTTCATTATCTTCAAACGGATAGGCTTTGCCCCATCTTGCATAATAATTCACATCAGAGAGTATGGTTCCATGTCTGGCTAGTGTTCCACATGTTGCCACTAAACAATGATTGTAAAAGAATAATCTTTCATATCCCAGTCCACGTGTCTGATAATGATCAAAGTTCTTTTCCACGGCTTGCTCTATTGGCTTTGGAATGCTGGGCGACTTGCATTCAATTACAACTAGCGGTATCCCGTTTACAAATAACACAATGTCTGGAAATATTGGATTTTTGAGACCCTCCAGTTGGAATTGATTTGTTACTAGGAAATCGTTGTTGTCTGGGTTTTCAAAGTCAAACAGTTTGACTGTTTTTGGTTCTGCACCATCACCATAGTTTTGGATTACTGTTATTGGTTCCAGTCCTTCCGAATTTGATAGCCCAACCAGTTTTGCCCGAATCTTTTCGTTTGTATCAACTGGATCTAGTGTTCTAGGATACGAGTCCTCTCGGATTTGTGCTAGTGCATCTTGGATTCCATCCTCGTCAAACTTTGGGTTTAATCGGCGGATTGCTTGTTCTAGTCTGTCATAAAGCAGAACTTGACGATAATCAGATCTGGTTTTGTTTAGTTCTAGTTGTGATTTGTATTCGTATCCTAGGTTGTGCAGTAATTCCAGTGCTGGAAGTTCGGATTCTTGTGCCTCATCACCATCACCCACTACAAATTTGACCATTAGACTTTGACCCGCATCTGTCCAGTGAGTAGTTTTTGCATTAATCCTTTTTTAAGATTTTTGAGATGGGATTCAAATTGTAGATTAGCAAGTAATTTCTTTTCGACTACGGTAATACTTCTTGTTATTCTTTTTTGTTCATCGATTGGAGGTAATGGCATTTTGAGATTTAACCACTCATCTAACAATAAAATGTATTTTTCTATGTGAACTCCATGTGTGGTAAGAACTATTGTTTTATGGAATAAATCGGTTTGTGAAAAATAATCAAAATAATTTATGTCAAGTTGACGAGTACCGCTAAATATTGAGTACTCATTTGAAACTACCGCACCATCAAACTGTTTTGGTACAAGTCCGCATGCATTATGAATAATTTGTCTCCTAGAAATAATGAATTCGCCTGCATTAATTCTAAATTGATTTTCAGTTAGAATTTGTTTTCCATACACTTCATCTCTTAAGACAATTCCGTCATGTCTTCGCTTAACAGTTATTCTGACGTATTTTTGAGAGTCCATCAGATCTATAGAATTCTGTTGAACAGAAAGAATTTTTTTAAATGGTTCAACTGTCCATGCTTTAGGAATTTTAACAGTTAAGAAGGGTTTCCCAAGATTAACTTTCTTAAACTCGGTATGTCCAATTCCTCTAGTCAGTAATTTCTGCATCAAACCTTTCTTGAGTCTTTGAGTTTGTTCGATAATTTTCTGAGTTTGACTGATCAATGAATCAATATTTGATAATATAGAAGCGATTTTTTGTTGCTCTTTGAGAATAGGGAAAATAATTTTCTTATTTTGTAGTACATTTACAACGATTTGGGGTTGCGCAGAACCGGTTATGTCTGCGTAAAATTTAGAGTTTTTTAAGAAATGATAGAAAAAATTTGGTTCTAGTTCATTTTTTTTCTTTGGTATTAGTGCTATTGAATTGTTACTTACCCAGCTAAACCTATCTGTAAAGTGAGTTGCTCCACAATATTCACCTCTGCAAGAAACAAGGACAGTTCTGTCTTCATGCATGTATTGATTAGAATATCCAATCACACCATTTGCACCATAAATTTTGAATTTTCCACTTGCGGTTTGAAAACTATCTAGGTATGTGCCTTGTTTTAAATCAAATACGTCTTTGAGTTTTTTTATTTCCCATTCATCTGGAATTTCAATTTCTTTTCCATAATTCCAGTTTACAAGCTTGTAACCATGTCTTGCTTTTTGCACTTGCATTATTCTAAACCTTCAGGCCTAGTTCTTTGAGGTCTTGTTGCACTTTACTTTCAATTTCTTGTCTTTCTTTTTCCAGTTTTTTTAACTCGTTAATTGTGCTTTGAATATCAATTTCCTCTTCTGGCTCCGAAATGTCTACATACCTTGGAACATTAAGGTTAAACTCGTTTTCTTTGAATTCGTCAAGTGCTGCAACGTGACAATATCTATCTACATCTTTGAAATCAGAAAATGCCTTTACAATATCATCAATGTCAGAGTCTCGTAGTCGGTTTCTGCTTTTGCCTTCTAGGTAATGCTCCTCTCCCGCAGCATAAATGAAAATTATCTTGTTCTTTCTTTTCTCTGGTTTTTTCTTGTTTAGTATCAAAACGCATGCTGGGATACCAGTTCCAAAGAACAAGCCTTCGGGTATTGCAATGATTCCTTCAATGACATCATCGTTAATCATGCCCTCCCGAATCCTTGATTCCTCACCACCCCGAAACAAAATTCCTTGAGAACAGACAATTGCCGCTTGACCCTTCTCGTTCAGACTTGCAAGCATGTGCTGGATAAACGCAAAGTCTGCCTTGTCTTTGGCTGGTGGAATTCCATACTTGAAGCGGTTGTATGGATCTTTTTCTGCTCCAGCATTATCCCAGTCCATTGAAAAGGGAAAATTAGCCAAGACCCTATCATACAGTTTTAGTTTTCCGCCCTCGACAAGTTTTGGATTTGATAGCACATCACCATATTCAATGTTAAAGTCAATGATTCCATGCAAGACCATATTCATCTTGCACATTGCCAAGTTACCATAGTTTGATTCCTGTCCGTCAAGTACCAGATTACGTGGATTACCGCCATGTTTTTCCACAAATCTCCTTGATACAATCAGCATGCCACCAGAACCACAAGTTGGATCACAAATTTTCATTCCTTCCTTTGGCTCTACTATGTTTACCAGCAGTTTGACTACTTCACGTGGCGTGAAAAATTCACCGCCCTTTTTCTTTATTTCATCTGCAAAGTGTTCCAGCAAATACTCGTATGCATCGCCAAAAATGTCCTCTTTTACTAAATCAGAATTGCGCAGTCTTGGCTGGTTAAAATGGGAAACTAGCGCCTTTAGCTTATCATCGGGATATTTTCTTTTGTCATTGTACTTTGTATTGGTTAAAACTCCGTCAAGTTGCGGATTTTCCTTTTCTATTATTTTGCATACTGCATCAATCTCCTCACCGATATTTTTTGAAGCATCAGATAAAACAGACCAGCGGGCGCTTTGTGGAATGAAAAAATCGTGCAAGAATTTTTGTGAATAGATCTGCTTTTCCGTCTTGCCTTTTTTTAATAATGATTCAACGTTTTCTTCAAATCTGTCGTTTAGTCGCTTTAGGAATAATAACGTCATTACTGGCTGTCTATATTCCGAAGCATCAAGGCTTCCACGTAGAATGTCTGCTGCCGCCCAAATGTGCGAGCTTAGAAACTCAAAGGTTACTTTTTGGTTCGACACAGTTTCTCTGTTATTTTGTAGTTTATAGAGGTTGATTGGCGAACAATTGAAAGATCATTTCAACAAGAATGACTCAAGGGAATAGTCCTTCTAATTTTTGGGCACGATTCAGTCCACTATTACAGTGTGGACATTTTAGTGGTCTAAATTGAATATGAAAAATGGTGCCACATTCCATGCAACCATAAACATTTTTCGTGTGAATCATACATCAACCCCCGAAATACCGCCAAGACTTGGCATGAGCGGTTGTGGGATTGTGTCTGTTGCGTATTTCTTTCTGAAAACCTCCAAACTCCATACCATTGGGGCTCGTAGTAGGTGTTTTAGGTGAGCTTCTCGTACTGTAG from Candidatus Nitrosotenuis aquarius encodes:
- a CDS encoding type I restriction-modification system subunit M, which translates into the protein MSNQKVTFEFLSSHIWAAADILRGSLDASEYRQPVMTLLFLKRLNDRFEENVESLLKKGKTEKQIYSQKFLHDFFIPQSARWSVLSDASKNIGEEIDAVCKIIEKENPQLDGVLTNTKYNDKRKYPDDKLKALVSHFNQPRLRNSDLVKEDIFGDAYEYLLEHFADEIKKKGGEFFTPREVVKLLVNIVEPKEGMKICDPTCGSGGMLIVSRRFVEKHGGNPRNLVLDGQESNYGNLAMCKMNMVLHGIIDFNIEYGDVLSNPKLVEGGKLKLYDRVLANFPFSMDWDNAGAEKDPYNRFKYGIPPAKDKADFAFIQHMLASLNEKGQAAIVCSQGILFRGGEESRIREGMINDDVIEGIIAIPEGLFFGTGIPACVLILNKKKPEKRKNKIIFIYAAGEEHYLEGKSRNRLRDSDIDDIVKAFSDFKDVDRYCHVAALDEFKENEFNLNVPRYVDISEPEEEIDIQSTINELKKLEKERQEIESKVQQDLKELGLKV
- a CDS encoding restriction endonuclease subunit S; the encoded protein is MQKARHGYKLVNWNYGKEIEIPDEWEIKKLKDVFDLKQGTYLDSFQTASGKFKIYGANGVIGYSNQYMHEDRTVLVSCRGEYCGATHFTDRFSWVSNNSIALIPKKKNELEPNFFYHFLKNSKFYADITGSAQPQIVVNVLQNKKIIFPILKEQQKIASILSNIDSLISQTQKIIEQTQRLKKGLMQKLLTRGIGHTEFKKVNLGKPFLTVKIPKAWTVEPFKKILSVQQNSIDLMDSQKYVRITVKRRHDGIVLRDEVYGKQILTENQFRINAGEFIISRRQIIHNACGLVPKQFDGAVVSNEYSIFSGTRQLDINYFDYFSQTDLFHKTIVLTTHGVHIEKYILLLDEWLNLKMPLPPIDEQKRITRSITVVEKKLLANLQFESHLKNLKKGLMQKLLTGQMRVKV